In Podarcis muralis chromosome 7, rPodMur119.hap1.1, whole genome shotgun sequence, the genomic stretch agagagttccaaagtctgggagcagccaccaagaatgcCCTGCCCCATCTCCCCTCCAAGGGAATACCGTCTTTGTTATTGATAGGTTATTGATAGGTTTGCTGCTTGGACTGCTTTGGGAGGAGGGTAGCTTGTAAATTCTATTGTTGTTTTGGTTGTTGTCAACTGCAGATTTTTTTATATGGGATAGCATCTGGATATCTGCACTTTCCGGAAACAGGCTGAATAATTTTTTCTGAGCTGGGAAATGGATCTTTACCGCAAACATCCAATAGTTAGGGTTTTAGCCCTGTTTTAAACGTATGTGTTGatgttttttgcattttaaacggGTTTTTAATTATCCTATATTGTGTGTGTtaatctagaccagtgtttcccaaccagtgttccgcggcacactagtgtgccgcgagacgttgcctggtgtgccgcgagatgttgcctggagggaggcgggcgagtcgggcagcGAGAGGCGGGGCGACGGCGGCGAGGAGacgccgcccagcgcggggctctcgccgtctgcctgcctggctgcctgcgtggcgctgacgtcacggggctgtaacgtgccccacataggcacacgcggggcggcgagcgagctccctcccacatcccatcgccgctcgcttcggccggcctactgggctgtcgcaggcggaaggcctgcgcatgcgcgaggttttcgcgccttcgggattcccttcacgccttcctcctcccgggtccttgagagcgcgggaagcggcagcgcgagaccggcgttgagcctggtaggtattgcgcttgccaaggcagtcatttgggaaatgaaaacttgcaaagcaagcaaccagttcaatctgaagtacgtgtatgcttaatatcctgtatctgaaacctgttctgccccctcccccacacttggtgccattttcatctacacatgcagcagagtaagttgacccagaatagtaccaattcagatggcagatgggagaatgacagtgctgaatgctttcccatgtagaacagtccctgcacataaaaacctagcatatttggaagagggatgctagcctaaccattaccttctatgctgttactatttttttatttttttttacataagtaaaaagtgacctttccccatctggcatggtggtgtgcctcgagatttttttcatgaaacaagtgtgcctttgcccaaaaaaggttgggaaacactgatctagacaacatcttaaaaagtagagacatcaccttaccaacaaaggtccgtatagttaaagccatggttttcccagtagtgatgtatggaagtgagagctcgaccataaagaaggttaagcgctgaagaattgatgcttttgaattgtggtgctggaggagactcttgagagtcccatggactgcaagaagatcaaacctctccattctgaaggaaatcagccctgagtgctcactgggaggacagatcctgaagctgagactccaatactttggccacctcatgagaagactccctggaaaagaccctgatgttgggaaagatggagggcacaaggagaaggggacggcagaggacgagatggctggacagtgttcttgaagctacaaacatgagtctgaccaaactgcgggaggcagtggaagacaggagtgcctggcgtgctctggtccaggagggcacgaagagtcggacacgactaaacgactaaacaacaaatattgtGTGTGAACCCCCCTGAGACGGCCGGTGATTAATAAAACTCTAATCATCACACCCACTGGgatttgtattttctttctttctttctttctttctttctttctttctttctttctttctttctttctttctttcttggggtTCGTGTGTGGAGACAAGCATATGAGGCAACATGTGCAGCTTTTCCCTAGCGATAAAAAGGGAGCAACAGGCTTCGGGTGCCACAAGGCACAGCAACAAGACCGGCGtcctttcaaaaaagaaagaaataagttGGCAGCCTGGCTTGTTCTCACTTGCTCCAGCGAGTGAGGGCAAAGGGAAGAACTTCCGCTGCCTTCAGCGGAGGCAACTGGGCATGCGTCAGAGGGCGGCGCATGCTCTGTGGCGCTCActgagggcgggggggggattTTTGAAGGGaagcttccctccctctcttccctcctcgATATGTAAAGCTTCCCCACGCGCTCCGCCTCCTCCCGTCGAGCTCGCCAATCAGAACGTCCGGCTTGCCGTTCCGCAGGCCCCGCCCCTTCCCTCTCGATGGCATTCGGGTCTGGTGCTCTTTCTCGCGCGTGCGCCCTCTCGCCTTTCCCTGCGCGGAATTTCACGGGCTGAGGCGAGCGCgcgctttcccctccccctcccagccccGCCTTCCCTTTGCTTGGTTGTGAGCGAAGGTATCCCTGAGGGGACAGATTGGAGAGGGGGCTTTTTttgtgggatgggggtgggtggaataTTTTGCCCGCCCTTCACCTCAGTTTACGCCTTTTATCAATCCCACCATCACTGGAGAGATTTAGATTCTCCTCAGTAACTTCTCTTCTCCCTCAAACTCCCACCTTTCCTTCGCAATTCAATATAACCCGCTTTTTTTTTAGTTCCTAACCCCACCCCTCACATTACATTTTTGAAACACGGCCCCCAAGGCACACACCCCATAATTTCCCCCGCTCTGTGCCTCAGAATGGGTCTTGCTAATCCCATATAATTCTTCTTAATTTTTATTCAAAGGTCAAATGCGGATATCAAATACTGAAACGTCATCAACGCGCATGCAACCTCAGTTTCACCTCAGTTAATCCCCAGATCCCCTCTCTCCATTTGACCCAAAATCTTGAGGATTTCCTTGCCGCGTTAAAAACTTACAGGGACATCTCTGCCCCACATGGCACCCAATGGAAGTTGCTGCTACAGATGATATATCGAAGCCCTTCTAGACCTCTAGTCAGCTTTATCCATCTGAGTCTCGATCCATCTTTCACCCAAACGTGCTTTTGGGAACCCACTTCTTGTTTTGCTATACGTTTatatggtggtggtgctgctgtcGTGAGCCACCTTAAATCAGGTCTTGattcaataaataattataattatagacCCGCCAGCGGTTGACCATTGCTACCTCTGGCAGATCCCTTCCTATTGCCACCCAGTAGATGATGCCAACACAAACACTGTCAGAATTTACCTGCCCCCAAATTTCAGTTAAGTGACCCTTGATATCCCATTGTGACCCAGGGAGCCTCTCATCTCCCTCAAAAAAATGTctcctccctaaacagggctgccttcagatgtcttctaaaaatccgaAGTTCATGAAAGTTCCTCTCTTATTGCTGTTCTTCTACTTTTGTCACCATGGAATTTTCATTTTTCTGTCTTTCCCTTTTATAATTTAGTTCCCCCCAGAATATATTACATTGTCAATTTTTCTTCCCCTGAACCTAAAATGGAAGCAAGGCAATAGCTTCCTTTTTGACCTGATATGAGAGTTTTGATGTAGTCTTCTCTCACTAGGATCTTTGCAAGGAAAACATTTTAGGTCAGGCTTGCCCAATTTATGACCTTCTGGGCCAGTTTTGGCACACCAGCTATATACTGTAACCCGCAAAATGGTCCTCTTATCATAGCCCCCAGGCCCCTAACACATTGCTTCTCAAAGATTTTGAAGTGGACCCCATCTGTAAACGTATTCAGACTTTCAGGACATGCTTGTAAAAGCTaactctccctttcctcctcaacgACAGTAAATGGCAATACTGTTGCATCAGTAATTAACACTGAGCAAATTTATATTTTGCCTTTAATTATTAACGTTAGATTATAAAGGCTGTATATGTTTTGACAGGAGTTAAGCATTGTGCTTCGGAAAGGAGGGAGCAAGCCTGACTCTTAAGATGGCTGCCTGACAGTGATGTTATGTTGTTGGTCcagtaaaagaaatgaaaaacactTTTTGCCACCCACAGTTCGAGGTTTTATCAGTTTTATCAGTTTTCTGGCTCACTAGTTGGGCAAGCCTGTTTTATATTGAGCAAGTGCTCTTTATAGTATTTGTTTGCCCTGCTGGAAAGGCGGCATTCTGGCTCCGGGGAATATACAGCAAATATAATTTGCTTCCCAGTTCCGTTTTTCCATTCCTTGTACCCcaaccctttcccctttccctgtaGATTAATTCCCACCGCCCACTCTCTTCGCCTCCTTTTTTCTGCATCAGGAATTAACAgtatttctctctcacacccctCACCTTTCTCTGTTACAGATGTGGGACCAGATTGGATGTGTTTGCTCTGAGGAGTTGCAGCCAAACGGCAAGAATTCCCAACAGAATTCTGGTGACAGGTAAGGGGCGGGAGGAAGAAAACAGCTTGAAGCCCTACATCGGGGATGGGAGACCTGTGGCGCTCCGGGCTCTCAactccatcagtcccagtcagcatgtccaatggtcaggaacAATGGGCATTGtagtgcaacatctggagggccatgggagTCAGAATTAAAGTGCTACCTatcaatctacagtggtacctcgggttaagaacttaattcgttccggaggtccgctcttaacctgaaactgttcttaatctgaagcaccactttagctaatggggcctcccgctgccaccatgccgctggagcacgatttctgttctcatcctaaagcaaagttcttaacccgaggtactatttctgggttagcggagtctgtaacctgaagtgtatgtaacccgaggtaccactgtatttattttcttgcaGTTACATCCCACTCTTAATTCCATCCTGGAGCCCAAGGTGGCATTTACATGCAGGGGCAGACTTTAGACTTTAGAATTTCAACAAAGCTTTGTGCGAGCCCAAAAGTTGGCAGCCCGCCCACACCTCTCACCAGTGGCATGTGGtcagggggactaggctagtcccctaaatgttccctgtaaattagagtattaaagcctggtgcctccttcccaaagtctaggaagcttctgcctggcttagggagggaggcacagtGCTCCTACGGGTTCCAAGAGCCAAGGAGGCAGCTGCCTGGCGCCTCATTCCCAGAGCCCAGGAAGTTTATGCACTGAGCAGACCCACACCTGCTTGGCTTCAACAAAAGGGTGTTCTCGACACACTTCATTGGGAGTACGTCCAACTGAATACGGGGGTGAGAAGGTATTCTATGGAAACATATATCTAGGATAGGATTGCAGAGTTAATAATGTGTATCTGAAGGTTGCTTTGCTCCACAGCACTATATGCAGAACTGCCTATACATGAATAAATGagattttgttttctgctttgttATCATTTTATTCTTAGCTATTAAAAGATAGCAAGcatcagcattttaaaataatattaaaaattacCAACTGACTTTTGAAGGAAGTGTCTGACTCCTTCCTTTAATTCTCAACAGAAGAAAATGCAGTAACTATACCAACACACTTAAAGAACTGGCTCAGATGTTGCCCATCCCTATGCGGACTAGCTGCAAGAGGCTGACAAAGGTACTGTACTGCAGAATTTACCGTGTGCATTCAAAGAAGCTTTCTGATTTGCACAGTTGGAAATTGGCCCTGGCTCTTCAGAGAGTTTAATATGTGTCGCACATGGGGCCTTGTGGCGTTGCTGCTCCCAAATTTTACACTGGTAGGAATTGCAAACATTCCTCTTTTTATTTCCTCTCATTTGCTTTGGATTGTCTGACTTGAAACAGAAAGAAATTCTCCTCCGGGTCCTCCACTACATTGAACATTTGCAGGCGAGCGTTGATACGGCCAGATCGGTTCTCCAGGTCCGTTGCGGAGAACAGAAAGGTAATACAGCACCAAAGGCAGGCAGAGAAGGCAGCAAAACTtaacaagttaccgtattttttgctctataagacgcaccagaccacaagacgcacctagtttttggaggaggaaaacaagaaaaaaaatattctgaatctcagaagccagaacagcaagagggatcgctgtacagcgaaagcagcgatccctcttgctgttctggcttctgggatagctgcgcagcctgcattcgttccataagacgcacacatacttccccttactttttaggagagaaaaagtgagtcttataaagcaaaaaatacagtatgttgcaAGTGTTGTGAATTAAGAACAAAGAAAGGTATGAGGCCACAAAAGGGTTAATTAATCGGACACAGATAACTGtctgggaagggtgggggagtAATGTGAGAATGACTGCCCAAAAGGAGCTAAGGAGTGAATTGAGGCAGCCTGTAATGCAAGATTGCAAATAGTCTCTCTCCTGAACTCCTGTGGTGAGAACTGCCTCCTAGTGACCAAGCAGGAAATCTTGACAGAAGTTTGCTCTTTTCTTCTGGGTTACAAATGAGCATGTGTGAGTTTATGCCTTCAGCAGAGTGTGGGTTTTTCTGGTTCTAGAATTAACACAGtccatttttttatattaaagcACCTACATAACCTAGGAACTGTACGTAaatcaaaaaataaagaaaacaagccTTGCCTTCAGACTTGCAACCTATTCAGTGGTTGAGGACCAAAGAAAGGGGACTGTAATATAGAGATAGGAAGTCAGTTTAGGGAATGATGTGATGAAAAGATGAGGTTTTATTGGGTATTTAATGAGGAGCCAGGAAGTAAAAGATTCCAATGTAAGGGCAAAAGGGGGACACTTGAGGGATGGAAAGTGTGATTTTGGCTTTTTGGACAAAGAGTACCGGTGGAAAGATTAGAATAATGAGGGTGGAATGGGGGGAAAGGTAGAGAAATAAGTGGAAGCAAGGGAGTGAAGGCATGTTGGGGTCAGGTAATGTAGAGGATTGAAAAGTCTGAAAGACCTTAATGGACAATTATCTCATTTATGAAAACAGGAGGGTCTGAGCAGATGGCGGCATCTGCCCTGAAGAGAGGACAAAGAGAAGCCACACCACGAGCGAAGAAAACCAAGCCTCTGGGCGTCTGCAAGAAACCTAGGAAGAGGAGACGCACTCGCAAATCAGGTTGCAGAAAGGATCCTGCAAGTGCTGTGTTCCACAACCTCTTACGTTATGTGCTTCAATCTGTTAGGCCTTTCTTTTCTCCTACCTTCACAGGACCGGCTGCAGCAGACCCCTCCCCACCAACCCATGAGGCTGATGGCAGGGGCCAGAGTGGAGCTCGGATAGGCTGCGGATTGGGTGCAATGTGCCTTTTGCTTTTGGAGTGGGGGTGATGTGGAGAAGGAGTACCTGCACTGCACGGCTAAGAGGGGAAAGCAGGTTACTTGGTCTATGTGTCCAATCTCAGAGCAGGGCAGCATGTATTGGAGGGAGGGGGCTCTTGAACCAATGAAGTTTGAGGCTACAGATGGACCTGCAAGGCTTCTGAGGTTTCCTCATGTTTCTACTCCACATGGGCATAAGAGTCTCACCTTTACTTAGCAAATGTGCCTGATGCCACAGGGCAGGAGACTGCGATAGCTGAGACTCTGCTCAATAACCCTTGTGTCACTTGTTTCTGCAGAGCGGCGAGGGGCGAGCAAAAAAGCGTGCAAGTGCCTTGCTTTGGAGACTGGGAAGGGCTCTTCCCACTCTGACATGCGCAGAGAGGAGAGCATGTCTGCCGTGGAAGAGGTGTCTGCGCTCCTTTCGTCCTCCCAGAAGCAATCCCCTTTCTTTCCCAGCTTCCAAGTTCCAGTGTCAGAATATTACCGGCCTGCAAGCGCTCCCTTTCTGGACATCACCAAAGGTGGAGTCCCGTTCTGTCCTGCAGGGGTGGTTTCCTTGATGTTTTCTGGGCGGTTTTTGTGTAAAGATTTTAACAAAGAGCAAGGGCACAGTGGTAACCAAAGTGAGactgctatgttgttgttgtttagtcgggtctgacttttcgtgaccccatggaccagagcacgccagcattcctgtcttccacagcctcccactGTGTCCAGTATATTAAAGATTAACCTATGGGGGGGGGATCTGCAGTCCAGTTTATATCAGTTGTTTCTAAAGGAAATTCAGGTTTGGACTTTTATCGGACCTTGAAATGGAGCCCTTAACCTTGGGGAGAGGTCACCAGGAGCTGTTCTCTGCGTGCTGTTCCTAGTCGTACTTGGCTGTAATAAAACTCTCTTTCTGTAGCTCACAGAGGATGGAGTGAATGGGCTCTGCAAAGTTTCTAACaactctccccttcccctcccattGTCACTGTTACTGGCAGACTGGAACTTGGGTCGCAGCCAAGAGGAAAGCAAGGATGGAGATGTGTTTTCTGTGTGTGCAGCACAAGTAGCGTACGAAGAGCTGCGTCAGTATTCTGAAGGACCTGGACATTCACCAATGGGGTAGGAGCAGAGAGTGGATAATTGGCAGCTTGTAAAGTTGAGTTCCCACGAGGGAGTAGCTTGAAGCAGACCTCTGGCCTGGAACTCGTTTTTGACAAAGACCTTATGTTTCGAACTGGGCAGGGGTTGGAGAGCCAAAAGTATAGGCTTTATTGGATTTCTgtatcacccttcatctgaggatcacaaggcaatacaaaagcacaaaaaatgcataacatagaaacaaacaaacaacaatacctgccacagattgtttaattagccaaaggcctgggaggagaagaggaatgttttggcCTGTCACTTTGCCTCTGAAATCTCCAACTATCCACCTAAACTGCTCACTCCCATTTGGCTGTGCCTGGCCTCTTTCGCAAGTGTAGAGATGGGCGACTTCTGGTTTTCAAAATCACAATATGTCATCAGCtgaacattgtgatataccaataATATCactatgtctgaaataaggatggaactatgcagAGGCAaaaagtagggctgggcgatatctggttttcaacatcatgatatatcaccagctaaacattgcaatgggacttgggtggcgctgtgggttaaaccacagagcctaggacttgccgatcaggagctcggcggttcaaatccctgcaatggggtgagctcctattgctcggtcccagctcctgccaacctagcagttcgaaagcacgtcaaagtgcaagtagataaataggtacccctccagcgggaaggtaaacagcatttccgtgcactgctctggttcaccagaagcggcttagtcatgctggccacatgacccagaagctgtatgctgactccctcggccaataaagcgagatgagcgctgcaaccccagagtcgtccgtgactggacctaacggtcaggggtccctctttacccttacctttaagCATTGCAATATATTGACATATCACCACGTCTGAAGTATGGAGCTATGTAGAAGCATCGGTTGGCTTCATGGTTTGTCACACATGTGTGATTTTTGCATCACACACATACGATTTGCAATACATTGCCAGGTCaataattatgaaactgatatcacgataattggacttcaaaccagttttggatgatatatcaatatattgcccagccctacgcAAGAGTCAGCAGGCGAGGTGCATAGAGGGTGGCAGGggtattattttattatcatttaattatttaattcatatcccacctttccctccaaggagctcaaagtggtgttcaTGTTCTCCCCCTACTCATTTAATTCTCACAACAAGCAAGGTAGGTTGGACTGAGAGGCAGGGCCTGGCCCacggtcacccagggagcttcatggccaagtggggatttgaactctggtctcgcAGGCACTAgtcagacactctaaccattatgccacactggctctcacaaagGGTAAAAGATCCCTTTGCCTATATCCCTCCTTGTGCAAGTCCAATTGCCTACATTACATAATATAATGGTAGAGGGGGCATTTAGGATTTGTTCGGCGGGAATGTTGGAAACGTAGGAAACCCAAGGGCAGGGCTTCAGATTGAGCCCCTGTGCCACCAGTTTCTTGTCCCTAATGTAAACCAGCAACAGGGAAGTTGTGCAGCACTGAAAGGTGCGCTCTGTGTGTTACTAggacaaaaatggaaaacagataaggtaccaacgaaagaagaacggCATCTCAAACTGTTAGAATATGCGGAGTTAGCAGGCATGACCACtagaataagaaaataaaatgataaaagatGTAAGGAGGACTGGatattatttattgattatatGAAAGTTTATTATAACCTGACAATTAGCCTAGCacaggcgtcagcaaactttttcatcaggggtcggtccactgtccctcagactttgtggagggctggactatatttggggggggagggggatgaacgaattcctatgctccacaaataatccagagatgcattttaaataaaagcacaatttctactcatgtaaaaacacgctgattcccggaccatctgcgggccagatttagaaggctattgggctggatccggcccccgggccttaggttgcctacccatggcctagcaGGATGGTAATATTTTCAGCAGCGTAAGTTAGAACTAGAGCTTAACAGGAGGAGCAGAGAAAGATGGGGGAAACTAAGAAAACGTGAGAGGAAGTGGAAGATAaaaggaaccatggaaggagaggaaggaaagtccaTCAATGACTGGTGTAATGTAATATGTAATTTTCTTTTTCCTATTTCCTATTACTTTCAGGGGGGGTTGTCTTGTTTCTTGTGTTGAAATCTATcagaaatgcaaatttaaaaaaggaaagaaagaaagaaagaaagaaagaaagaaagaaagaaagaaagatgttcaaAATATTCAGaaccagaaactccagcgggtgtagaatgctgcagcgaggctcctcacagggtctctgccatgggagcatattcacccagtgcttttcaaactgcactggctcccggtggagtacagggtcagatttaaggtgctgcttttgacctttaaagcccttcacggcctaggaacCTCGTACCTAtgagaccgcctctcccggtatgccccacggagagccccaaggtccataaatagcaacaccctagtggtcccgggccctaaggaagttggattagcctcaaccagagccagggccttttcaacactggctccggcctggtggaactctctgcctcatgagaccagggccctgcaggatctgatttctttccgcagggcctgtaagatagagttgttccgcctggcctttggcttggagccaatttgattccctcactttcttttttcctttccttctcctcctacgATGAGGCTAtactttaatattttaatgttgtattttaattttgtttttaagttgtaatcattcaacttgtttttattattgcttgtaagccgctctgagcccggccttggctggggagggcggggtataaataaaaaattattattattattattattctgtaggCCCAACTCAGGACCTTGTATCTCTTGAGTCCCCTCTCCACACACCCCCACATCCCCAATATGCTCTTCTTTTTCACTGCTGGCATCCTTAAATTTTGCTATAGCACCCCTTGACTGCCTTGGCGACCCTCTCTATTCTTTCAGGCAAGAGCTTGTGCATTATTATTCCTCttgtgaggaagaagaggaggaagcatcCAGAGACAGCCCTTGGCTCTCTACTCAGTCCCCAGTGAACAGTTCCCATGGTAAGCTGCAAGCAAAGCTGTGGAAAGGCCCAGGAAAAGGCATTGCTGGAGGGCAGGGTGCTGGGGCTTTGATGCAGGGAAGCTGCAGGGCTGCAAAATGCCGTGTGCTCCTGAGCGTGTCTGCTTGGAACCAGCCCCACTAAatccaatgggatttacttccccagtgagcatgtttaggattgcaactgaAATGCCACTGACATGCTTTGCACTGTGGTTGCcgtcttccaatattcagcagtCTTCCAGAAATGGGGCACAAAATCTCGCTCTCTTTTCTTAGCAGGAAGCATGCAGCTATGTTCCCCTCGGATTGAGGCCCAAAGCAACACTTGCTCGGATTTGGGGCTGAGCCCTTCCCTTTTCACCTCTCCTGCTCGGCTGCTTCCTAGGCATATCCTCCACGGCAGCCAGGATGAGCTTTCCCCAGGTAAAGTTGCAGGAAGGAGTGGCCCAGTTGTGCCTCTTGCTCCAAGTGTCTCCTCTTCCTGTCCCTGCAAGGAGGGGTTAGTAGGCACATCACCTTCCCTGTGAAATCAGTTTTATACACAGTATTTTTCAAATGCAGAAATGCAAGAAAATGCTTCATgttatttacaaaaaataaatgagGCAGGGGAGAATCCAAAGTATGtgctaatgttgttgttgttgtttagtcgtttagtcgtgtccgactcttcgtgaccccatggaccagagcacgccaggcactcctgtcttccactgccttccacagcttggtcaaactcatgtctgTGCTAATGAAAAACTATTTAAACAAGCAGAATATATTATTCAAGTACTTTGCTCATATATTTTGCATGACAGTGTTTCTTGAGCAATGGAGAACCCTTAATcctatcccaccccccaccccccgctctcTGGAAGTCTTAATCattcctctcccccttttctagtttccaatatatatacagtatttttaaacGTACTACTTTTCATTTTATAAGCTTATCTCTGCAGCTATAAGGGCTGAACATTTTACTGGGGGGAAACTGGGATTTTCAGGCCACTAAGGCAGCCATCCACTATCAACTTATTTTAGAAGAGAGTGCACAGTTATAATCCTCCGATGAAACCTATGTGTAACACAAAGCATCTTTCTCTTCtccattaaatattaaatatatgcATGGATAGAAGGCAAATCCCTGACTGCAAATTACAACCATAGCGTACAAAATAAACTATTCCATCTGGTTCCTCCAAATAAATATCTCTGTGTGCTTTAGGATTGGCCCAatctcttcctctgcctcttatACTCTGGAGGAGCAACAGAGAAATCTGTTTTTGTGTAATTAAATGACATGTGGCGTTTGCTACGTTCTCCCCTAGATGTGTTGCTTCACAAATAAGAAGGCATTATGTTGATTGGTGAGAGATGGTTCTGTCTTCTCCTGAAACAATTGTGCTGAGCTACAAGGTTGTTTAAGGgaggcaggtggcactgtgggttaaaccacagagactaggacttgccaatcaggtggttggcggttcgaatccccgcgacggggtgagctcctgttgctcggtccctgctcctgccaacctagcagttcgaaagcacgtcaaagtgcaagtagataaataggtaccgctcaggcgggaaggtaaatgccggctcccttggccaataaagcgagatgagcgcc encodes the following:
- the MEIOSIN gene encoding meiosis initiator protein isoform X2 — encoded protein: MGMWDQIGCVCSEELQPNGKNSQQNSGDRRKCSNYTNTLKELAQMLPIPMRTSCKRLTKKEILLRVLHYIEHLQASVDTARSVLQVRCGEQKGGSEQMAASALKRGQREATPRAKKTKPLGVCKKPRKRRRTRKSERRGASKKACKCLALETGKGSSHSDMRREESMSAVEEVSALLSSSQKQSPFFPSFQVPVSEYYRPASAPFLDITKDWNLGRSQEESKDGDVFSVCAAQVAYEELRQYSEGPGHSPMGQELVHYYSSCEEEEEEASRDSPWLSTQSPVNSSHGSMQLCSPRIEAQSNTCSDLGLSPSLFTSPARLLPRHILHGSQDELSPVLFEDVYLSPQSSSFSQALSGTLLRKSAFTLDHCYLSYNETGKSNSSPVSRMNGRTSLWNKQHLQEETATARPEFPASSSDENSDSTWTPPSKRVRPSQVSCQKKMKKVVRRQRRRPAACEKRSNSSPLQLKKKCVNGFIMFCRLNRKHYIRACPGMASTVATRELAQLWRMMTKQERKPYCMKARRFSRLNNRIVRDDFSSGEEDPEPPKPFHMLLAEKSLHGSQTFGDLSLLKLIP
- the MEIOSIN gene encoding meiosis initiator protein isoform X3, which translates into the protein MWDQIGCVCSEELQPNGKNSQQNSGDRRKCSNYTNTLKELAQMLPIPMRTSCKRLTKKEILLRVLHYIEHLQASVDTARSVLQVRCGEQKGGSEQMAASALKRGQREATPRAKKTKPLGVCKKPRKRRRTRKSERRGASKKACKCLALETGKGSSHSDMRREESMSAVEEVSALLSSSQKQSPFFPSFQVPVSEYYRPASAPFLDITKDWNLGRSQEESKDGDVFSVCAAQVAYEELRQYSEGPGHSPMGQELVHYYSSCEEEEEEASRDSPWLSTQSPVNSSHAGSMQLCSPRIEAQSNTCSDLGLSPSLFTSPARLLPRHILHGSQDELSPVLFEDVYLSPQSSSFSQALSGTLLRKSAFTLDHCYLSYNETGKSNSSPVSRMNGRTSLWNKQHLQEETATARPEFPASSSDENSDSTWTPPSKRVRPSQVSCQKKMKKVVRRQRRRPAACEKRSNSSPLQLKKKCVNGFIMFCRLNRKHYIRACPGMASTVATRELAQLWRMMTKQERKPYCMKARRFSRLNNRIVRDDFSSGEEDPEPPKPFHMLLAEKSLHGSQTFGDLSLLKLIP
- the MEIOSIN gene encoding meiosis initiator protein isoform X1, with the translated sequence MGMWDQIGCVCSEELQPNGKNSQQNSGDRRKCSNYTNTLKELAQMLPIPMRTSCKRLTKKEILLRVLHYIEHLQASVDTARSVLQVRCGEQKGGSEQMAASALKRGQREATPRAKKTKPLGVCKKPRKRRRTRKSERRGASKKACKCLALETGKGSSHSDMRREESMSAVEEVSALLSSSQKQSPFFPSFQVPVSEYYRPASAPFLDITKDWNLGRSQEESKDGDVFSVCAAQVAYEELRQYSEGPGHSPMGQELVHYYSSCEEEEEEASRDSPWLSTQSPVNSSHAGSMQLCSPRIEAQSNTCSDLGLSPSLFTSPARLLPRHILHGSQDELSPVLFEDVYLSPQSSSFSQALSGTLLRKSAFTLDHCYLSYNETGKSNSSPVSRMNGRTSLWNKQHLQEETATARPEFPASSSDENSDSTWTPPSKRVRPSQVSCQKKMKKVVRRQRRRPAACEKRSNSSPLQLKKKCVNGFIMFCRLNRKHYIRACPGMASTVATRELAQLWRMMTKQERKPYCMKARRFSRLNNRIVRDDFSSGEEDPEPPKPFHMLLAEKSLHGSQTFGDLSLLKLIP